ACAACACAGGAATGACACGCACTGGGCCTATGCAGGTTATTGCAAAACCGCCGCAAAATAAGACGTTCCCAATTCAAAAATAATCTCATTCAGGCGGTTTTGTTTCTAGCCCGGATGTGGGCACTCCCCTGTTTTTTCACGACCTTTTGACAGGACACTTTGCAGAGCTTTTCAGAAGCGGGTGAAACATCCGGGCTAAAAGAGCGCTTTACTCTCCCGCTGCGAAGCCAAGCCGAGACTTCCGCTCCTTGAGCACACCCGCGTAAGAAATCTTCTTGTTCGGAGAAAGAAAACTACCGGCGATCAGCTCGTCCCAGAGCGGAAAGGCCGCCTGAAAACGCTGGATTATTTCGCCCAGGATACGGTCGTTGATCTGAAGGCGTTCTCCGGCAAAATAGCTAAACAGGTCGCTTCGTGTGAGACTGGATCGCTTCCCGTGAAGGGGCAGGGCCATCTCTTCCTTCGGTTTCGTTAGTGCGATGGTCGAATTCACCAGATCGTAGGCCGGCGCAAGATCAATGCGTCCGCGCCGGGTGATGAGCGAAAAGTTTTTCAAGTGCATGTCCTCGTTGCCGGTAAGGAAGCTGAAAAGTGTCCGCTCGAAAAGCTTCACACGCTCGATGGCGGGGAATGTGCAAAACCGTTCCACAATGGCCGCCACCTCTTCCATGGACGATTCGTATTTTGTCTCCCTGCTCGCGCCTGAAAGCTGCGAGAAATCTTCCAGCGGAATCCGCCCCTTCCGCGCCTCGCGATCGAAACGCCTTATGAAATACGTGAACGAACCGTCACTGGCGTAAACAAGTCCATGCAGTGGCGTCTCGATCCCAACCCCAGCAGCGAGACGCATCGTCAGGTCTTCATTCTCGGGCAGTTCCGGAAAATCCAGGCCCGGCGGCTTGAGGATGAACTTGCCGTTGCAATCCACCACCTCAAACCTGCCCTCCCTGCTCTTCAGCACGGCGCTCAACTTTAACTGGACTCCCGGGATGGACATTTTCCCCGCGCGCTCAAGCGCCTCCTGCCGCTGCTCCACTGCTGTGTAAGCCAATGGAGCCAGGGAAAGGAGATTCCGGTCCAGAAGCTTCAATCCGCCGGCCGAGTAATCCACCCAGGAACTGACCGGCTCGTAGGTGATCGGACAGCGTTTCATTCTATCTCCTTCACCGTGAGCGAGCCGACGAGATCCTGGCCGGTCAGCTTCAACTGCCCGAACAGGTCATTGCCATCCAGTTTGTGGCGGCGCAGCATCGCCTCCAGTTGCATCCCTTCCGGCAGCAGGCCTTCAAAGGCGGGCGGGAACCGGTCAAAATCATAGACACGCCGCGACACCGGCATGGTTAGCGACACCGATTCACCGGAATAACCGTCCGAATAGCTGAACCGCCATTTGTCGCCGCCAAGTTCTTCGAGAAAACCGGCGAGAACACCCTGCTGATAAATCCCGGCCATTCTCATGTCGTTTGATCTTTTGATGAAGTGCCAACGCTGTCGGCCCGAAGGCGTTCCATCACCGGGCTCTGGAGGTTGATCGTGATATTGAGCGCCGAGAGGATCTTCGCCAGGGTGTCATAGCGGACCGACAGCTTTCCATGTTCCAAATCAAAGATCACAGTCTTTCCAACGCCAGCCAGCTTTGCCAGTTCGGCCTGAGAAAGGCCGCTCACGCGCCGGTGCAGTTTGATGATTTCCTTAAGCATTTTCATTTTACCGCTACAATAGTAAATTAATATGTATTAGTCTGTATGCTATACCAAATTGTAAATAATGTCAATTATTTTACCGCTGTAACGGTAATATATAATTTATTAAACTATTTATGCTTACAATTTGGAAGCAATTGTATAAATAATGCCGTTATAGCAGTATAATTAATGAAAGGACTGTCTAAAACAAGGCTGAATTATTTCACTATAGGATGATTGGTCAACACCACGCGCGTGCCGCTGGTGGAAAAGGGCTTCATTTGTCCGGGCGCGAGCGAGAGCCGCTTTTCCCATACCGCCGCCGCCGACTGCTCAATAATCAAAAAAACCTGGCGCGGCGAATCCCATGCGGCTTTCAAGGAATCATCCTGCAAATACAATTCGCGGCCCAAGCCGAGGTTGCGGGTCGCATATTCGTAGTTGAGCGGGACGCCGTACCAATACACCTGCCGGTTCAGGTAAAAGAAGAGGCTGGAGGCGAGGTTGGGATAGCCATCGTACACCACCATGGCGTCCGGTTGCGCCACCGATTCGATTTTAACCGCCGAGTTCTCCATCGAGAAAAAATCCTGCTTCACCGCAAATCCGCGGACTGCCATGAAATACGGAACCAGCATCGACAGCATCAGGACCGCGAAGGCAGGCGCCAGTTTCCTGCGCCAAACGAGCCAGAGACCGGCCACACCACCTAACAACAAGCTCAGCGATGTATTCCGGATCAGAGGCATGAAATCCAGCCAGGCGCCCATTGAAAATCCCTGCAATGCCGTCAACAAATGATCCCGCTCGACCAGCGGCGTGACCGCAGCTGCGGTTTCCTGCGAACGCGTCACCAACCACAACACAAAGCCCGCGCCCGCAAGCCCCGCGGCGAGGAGACAAACAAAAGGCAGGAAATACCAAACCCGCGCCTGGGGCCGGGGCTCCACCACCGCGAACGCAAGCAACAAGGTCAGCACCGGCCAGCCCGCCATGGTGTAATAATCCTGCCGGGCCGAAGTCATGGATGTCAGCAGAATGACCAAAAAGGCACCCCCCAGAAACATACGGCTAAATTTCCAGAGCTCCGGATCTTTCGGTACATGCGACTTCAAAGAAACAAGCGCGGCCGGCAACAGCAACATGCCCGGCATAAGCATGAAAAAATGTTGCAAGACAAAGACCAACAAACCGACCTGATTGCTGCTGGGGGGCCAGCGTTTGTCCACCGCATGGCCAAGTTGTTCGTTGATGAAATGGTCCTGGATGAATCCGGGACAACGCAATTGCATCAGCCCATACCAGGGCAGCAAAATGACCGCAATAATCAACGGCCCTTCCACGCTCAAGAAGGCCTTCCAAAAAGGCCGCGAATTTTTGTCCCACAGCGCGGACACCGCAACCGCCAGCAACGGCCACAGTGCGCCGTGTAATCCCTTGCACATGGAGCCCACCCCCATGAACACCCAGGCCAGCCGCGTCCAAAACACCCTGTTTTCCGGCATTTGCCACGCGCGCAGCATGGCCCAGAAAGTCAGGGTGATAAAAAGCGCGAGAAACACTTCCGGCATGATCACATGGGTGAAAACAAAAAAACCGCAGGAAGAAGCCAGCAAGAGCGCGCCTGCCAGCCCGAAACGGCGCCCGCCCACGGCCCGGCCCAGCAGATAGACTGAAAAAACCCAGGCAACCGTGGCCAATGCCACCGGCAGGCGTACCCCAAATTCCGATTTTCCAAAAACGGACATGCCGGCCATGAGGCACCAATAAACCAGGGGAGGTTTTTGAAGGCGGGGGAGCTGGTTGTTGGTGGGCAGCAGCCAGTCGCCCCGAGCCAGCATTTCGCGGGCTGCGCCGCTGTACTGGCCCTCGGTTTCGTCATAAACCACCGGTTCAAAGCTTCCGGCGATAAAAACAATAGACAGTAAGGCAAATATCAGCAGCACGTTCCAACGGCTGCCGAAAACAAATACGCCCCCTTTTCCCATTTCCGGCAACTCAACCGGACTGGCGCGGAATTCATGCATGCGAAAATCATCCCTTATCTATTTATTCAAGCCGCCAAACGCTAACCGACCGGCAATTGTAGAAGCAAGCAAATTGAACACGATTGAGATTGCCGCGGGAAGATTCATCCCATAAATAACGTCCCATGAAAGAACGTTTTCGCGCGCCGGTCCTTTTTGCGGCCATTCTATTTATACTCCCGGCAACCTGCCCCCTGGCTTCCGGGGAGGAATCCTGGCAGGCCGTCAAAAGCTATTCGTACATCGATCCCGCGACGCCCCAGGACCTGGCAGGCGGAGAAATCCGCGGCAACCATGTACCCATGGAAGGCCTGGCCCTGAACATGGATGTGGAGACCTGCTATGTCCTGGCCCTGCCTCCCGACAAAGTCATCGAACGCATCCGCGACTTGAAACGTCCCAAGAATGACACCGGCGACAAAACACTCGGCGCCAGCATTGACCACCGTGTTTCCAATCCGGCAACGCGGAGTGACCTTCAGGATTTCTCGGTTCAAAACATTGCCCAATGGAGTTTCTTCGGCGGCGGCGGCGGACTGGCCGACACCACCCAGCTCAACCTGGACCAGGAAGAAAAACAAAAAGTGGCGGAGGCATCCACGGAAAAAAATGCGGACAAATCCGCCGTCAGCGCGGCTTGGAAAGAAATCCTGTTACAGCGGGCTCTTGCCTTCCAGAAAAAGGGGCTGATGGGCTCGGATCCGTACCAAACCGGCAACGACAAATTCGAGCCCGGTCCGGAACTGGTGGTCATGCTGAAAAAGCGCGGCCCTGTGCTGAACCGTTTTCTCGGCGTGCTGGACGGCGTCATGAGCGGGCGACAGGTTCCCAACAGCCTCGACCCGGTGTACTACTGGGAAAGCTCCAGCATCCAGGGGGACCAAACCATCGCGCTGGCCGCAAATTTTGTCCAAACCGGGGCAAGCTACAAGTCGGCTGAAATCACCTACTACGTTTCCTCCAAATACTACATTTCGCTTACCTTGTCCGAATTTTTTCCGGTGCAAATCAACGGCAAAACCCGGACTTTTGTGTGGAGAAGCGATTTTGTCATCACCCCGTCCATTGGATTTGCCAAAGGCATCGAACGGATGGCGGCTGAAAACATCATGTTGATCGAGGTGAAACGGTCGATCCGCAATTTCATGGAGGAATGCTCCAAGGCGGCGGGCAGTTGACCGGGATGCCGTGCGGTATGGAATACCGGCGCAAAATCCAACCGCCTTATTTCGCCTTCAACACTTTTTGCAGTACGGCCAGAAGCATGACAGGGCTGTAGGGTTTTGTTAAAATCTCCCTAACACCCTGTTTCTTCAGCTCATCCGCATTCAAATCCTCAACCTGCCCGCTGCAAACGACGATTTTCACCTTGGAATCCGTTTTTTTCAGTTTCGCAATCAAATCCATTCCGTCCATCTGCGGCATGATCAAATCGGCAAACACAGCCTTGATTTTGGATCGGCGGGACTTGAACAAGGAAAGCGCTTCAATACCATTCGCGGCCAGCAACACTTCATACCCGTATTTTCTCAACACGCGCCCGGTCACATCCCGAATGCCCGCTTCATCGTCCACCACAAGGACCAGTTCCCCTTTACCCCGCTGCGGAGGCTCGTTTGACATCTGATCGGATGGGATTGGCGCATTCAGCGCGGGGAAATAAACCCTGAACTGGGTTCCCTGCCCCACCTTGCTGTCCACCAGAATCAAACCGTCGTGGTTGCGGACAATGCCGAGCACCGTCGATAGCCCCAACCCTGTGCCTTTGCTGGATTCCTTGGTGCTGAAAAAGGGGTCGAAAATACGATCCAAATCGCTGTGCGAAATGCCGGTGCCGGTGTCCGAAACCAGCCAGACCAGATGAGGCCCCGGTTTGGCGTTTGGAGTTGTGGCGGCAAAATTTTCATCCAGGACAACATTTTCAGCCGCCAGGGTAAGCACCCCGCCCTTCGGCATCGCGTCCCGGGCGTTGACGCAAAGATTCATCAACACCTGGTGGAGCTGCGTGATGTCTCCTTCCATGTTCCAGAGATCATTGGGGATGGAATGTTTCAACGTGATGGACTTGGGGAATGTTTCGCGGATGATCTGGGCAATCTCCTGAAGGATATAGTTTGTTTGCAGGGGGACACGCTCGCTTGGGACGCCGCGGGAAAAAGTCAGGATTTGCTTGATGATCGCGGCCCCGCGTTTGGCGCTGTTCTCCATCGCGCTCATCAGGGTCTTCAACTCCTCGCTTTTCAGTTCCTCGCGCAGCATGGGAATCCCCATCAGTATTGGCGCTAGTATATTGTTTAAATCATGGGCGATCCCGCCCGCCATCTGCCCGACGCTTTCCAGGCGCTGGGCCCGCAGAAACCGGGCCTCCAGGCGCTTCTGATCCGTGATATCGGAAAAAACAGCCATGGAAGATGTGGCTTTGCCCTTGGCGTCATACAGGGGCGCGACGGAAATACGCAGGTTCAAGTCGGCCCCATCTTTGCGCTGGCGCACGATTTCCAGCCCCTGAATATGTTCGCCTGACATAACCCGCCTCAAAAGATTCTCGAACTCGGCGCGTTTTGCCTGATTCACAGTGGGTGGAGGCCCTCCAATCGCTTCTGAAGCCGTCCAGCCAAAAACACGCACGGCCGCGGGATTCCACAAAGTTACGAAACCCCGGCTGTCCAAAACAACCGACGCCAGGGGAGAGTCCTCGAATAGAGCCCTCAACTGTCCATTGAGCGCCCTGAGTTTTTCTTCACTCTGCTTGCGCTCCGTAATGTCCTGTTTGATGGAAATGAAGTGGGTAATATCGCCCCTGTCATTCAAAACCGGCGTGATGGTATTTTCCTCCGTATAGAGCGTCCCGTCCTTGCGCCGGTTCACCATCTCCGCATGCCAGACTTTCCCGGCAAGCACAGTCTCCCACAGTTCCTTGTAAAAAGCTTCGTCATGCACGCCGGATTTCAGGAGATTGGTCTTCTGATTTTTTGCCTCTTCAAGCGCGTACCCGGTCAGACGGGTAAACGCCGGATTTACCCAAATAACCCTGGCCTCGCGGTCCGTGATAACCACGGCGTTCGACGCATGCTGCAATGCCGCGCTTAACAACTTCAATCCCGACTCCACCTCGACGCGCTGCTGGCGTTCCTTGATTTCCCGCATGGCGCGCAAGACGGCCGGCGCGAGGCGGTTCAAGCGTTGCTTCAACACGTAATCAGTCGCCCCATTGATGAGGGCGTCCACAACCAGCTCTTCGTTCATCGATCCCGAATAAAAAATAAAGGGGATTTCCGGCCGCAGGTTTTTTACCGCCTTCAGGGCGGACATGCCGTCGTAACCCCGCAGCGAATAATCGGCAAGAATCAAGTCGGGATTGAATTTCCGGAGTTGCTCCAGGAAATCAGACTCTGTGAAAACCCACTTGTTATCAGCGTCAATTCCGGCCTCGCGCAGTTTCTGAATAACCAGTTCAGCGTCCGCCGCCTCGTCCTCCAGCATTAAAATGTGAAGTTTCGCGCTCATTTCATTGCACAGCAGCGCAAGCGTCCCGTTGAATGATAAAAACCGCCTGCGGCGGTCTGGGCGGAGATGGATTCGAACCATCGAAGGCGTGAGCCAGCAGATTTACAGTCTGCCCCGTTTGGCCACTTCGGTATCCGCCCGAAGGAAATAAAATATTAGAGACTTCGCGCATAGACGTCAACCCGTCAGCTCCCTTTGAAGAAAAAACCCTCAAATCCTATATCCCAGGCAGGGCAATTTGGCGATGAAAATCAAAATTGCTTCAGAAACCGGATGTCGTTCTCGTAAAACAGGCGCAGGTCCGGGATGCCGTGCCGCAGCATGGCCATCCGCTCCACTCCCATGCCAAAAGCAAACCCGGTGTAACGCTCGGAATCAATCCCGACGCTTTGAAACACAGCCGGATCCACCATGCCGCAACCGCAAATCTCCAGCCATTCCCGGCCCTTCACGCTCGAGCCGGCACGGGCCATGTCGATTTCAAAACTCGGTTCGGTGAACGGGAAAAAATGCGGCCGGAACCGCACTTTGGTGTCGGCGCCCATGAACTCCTTGAAAAAATATTCCATCGCGCCTTTCAGGTCGCGCAGGGTGATTCCCTCATCCACGACCAGGCTTTCAATCTGGTGGAAAAATACACCGTGTGTGGCGTCGATTTCATCCCGGCGATAACAACGTCCGGGCGCAATAATCCGGATCGGCGGCTTTTGGTTTTCCATCGTCCGTATCTGCACGGTGGAAGTCTGTGTGCGAAGCAGGTAGCGCCCGTATTTAGGGTCTGCGGGATGATCCACATAAAAAGTGTCCTGCTCGTTGCGGGCCGGATGGTCCGCCGGCGTGTTCAACGCGTCGAAATTGTAAAACTCCGTCTCCATCTCGGGCCCGTCCGCAAGCGCGAAACCCATGCGCCGAAAAATCGAAACGATCCGGTCAATCGTCTGATGCACAACATGGGGCGTGGCGCAGGGCAACGGGCGGCCCGTCAGGCTGGTATCTTCCGGCTGGCCGTGGGAGACGCCGCCAAAGGACTGCTTTTTGAGATCAAAGGCGTCGTTGATCTGTTTTTTTACTAAGTTTGAACTCTTGCCGGCTTCAGGCCGTTGTTCCTTGGGGACGTCCTTGATTTTTTCAAGGACAGCCGGGAGCAATCCCTGTCGGCTGAGATATTTGACCCGCCAGGCCTCCAAAGCAGCCGCGTCCTGCACCCCCCCGATTTCGGCCAGGGCCTGCTCCTTCAACTGTTGCAGTTCCTCGATCATGGAATAAAAACGCCGCCGGACTGCGGAGTACGGCGGCGTTGAAAAATCTAAAAGACCGGTCTCAGTTCTTGGCCAGTTTGACCACTTCCTGAAATGCGCCCGGCTCGCTCACCGCCAGATCCGCCAGGATCTTGCGGTCGATTTCCACCTTGGCCGTCTTCAGTCCGGCAATGAACTTGCTGTAGGTCAGGCCGAATTCCCTGACAGCCAGACCGATGCGGGTGTTCCACAACATGCGGAAGTTGCGCTTGCGCGTCTTGCGGTCGCGGTAGGACCAATATTTGGCTTTTGTGGTGGCATCTTTGGCGTAACGAAACAGCTTGCTCCGGTTGCCGCGGAATCCTTTGGCCGAACTCACGACGCGTTTGCGTCGTTCACGTGAGGCGGCTGCATTTGTTGCTCTGGGCATAATCTCTCCTTTAAATCGTGGAAAAGCGGAAAATTAAAGAGAAGACTCAGCTAAATGGCAAGCACAGTTTCATCCGCGGCGTGTCGGCCGCGGATACCATCGCGCGCTTGGCCAAATGGCGTTTGCGTTTGCGATTCTTGCTGGCTGCCAGGTGGCGGCGTCCGGCCTTGCTCATTTTTAGTTTTCCGCTGGCCGTCAATTTGAACCGTTTGGCCACGGCTTTCTTTGTTTTTGCTGAACTTCCTTTGCGCATTGGATCCGTCTTTCTATTGATTACTCTGTGGCGGAATCTGCTCCGCCTTCTTCTTCTTCGTCAAATTCCGTGTCACTTTCCTTCGTGAATTTCCTCGCCCTTTTATTAAGCGGGAGGGGAGTTAACATCAAATTGATGTTCCTGCCAATTAATTTCGGCTCGGCATCGGCCAGCCCCACATGTTCCAGATCCTTCCGGATGCGGGCCACCAGCTCCTTTCCGAGGTCCTGATGCTGCATTTCCCGGCCGCGGAACACCAACATGCATTTGGCCTTCATCCCCCGGAAAAGAAAGGTTTCCGCATGGCGCAGCTTGGTGTCGTAATCGTGCCCGTCTATATTGACGTGAAACTTCAGCTCCTTGACCTTGGCGGCCGCATTTTGTTTGCGCGCCTCCTTGTCCCGCTTGGAAAGTTCGTAGCGGTATTTGCCGTAATCCAGGATTTTGCAGACCGGCGGGCGCGCTTTGGGGCTTACCTCCACCAGATCCAGGTTATGCTTGCGCGCCTGGATCAGGGCGGTGCTGACTTCCATCAGCCCCAGCGAATGGCCGTCCGGCCCGATGACCAGGACTTCCCTGGCGCGGATGCGGTTGTTGATTCTCAGTTGGAACGGGTGAATAGCGGATCTCCTGTTTGATTTTATGAATTCAAAATGTCCTGCAAAACGGGCGGGGCATCTGAAAAGAAAAAGCCGGACACGGGCGGAAGGAGGGAAAACATAGACACAACTACAGCAATCCGTTGGTAAACGGCCTGGCTGTTGGATCCCTGAAATTCATACTTGTCCATTGTTGAGATATTTCAGGGCATGACGCAAGACCAATTTTCCATGCTTTCCGCATTTCGGGTGGCCCCACGGGCAAAATCGTGAAATAGTAGGCATCCGACACCATGAATATTTCCCTCATTGGATACGGCATTATCGGCCAGGCTTGGGCCCAACACTACCAGGCCGACGGCCACACGCTCAAAATCTGGAACCGCAGTCCCAAAACCGTCCCCGGGTATGAGCCCAACCTGCCCAAGGCCGTCGCAGGCGCCGACGTCATCCATATTGTGGTGGCAGATCCGCCCGCCGTCCTGGAAATTTTCACTCAAATCCTTCCGGTTCTGACCCGTTCCATGTTGATCCTGCAATCCAGCACGATTTCCCCGGAAAGTTCCGAATCCTTCAGGCGCATGGTGGAACAGTCCGGGGCCTCCTATGTCGAAGCCCCCTTCACCGGCAGCAAACCCGCCGCCGAAAAGCGGGAAAATGTGTTTTTTCTCGGAGGCAGCGCTGAAGCAAAGCAGCGCGCGCGCTCAGTCCTGCAACCCTTGAGCAAAGCCATCTTTGATCTCGGCGACAACCGCCAGGCTTCCACCGTCAAGCTCGCCATGAACCTGCAGATCGCCGCCATCTGCCAGGCTCTCTCGGAAGGGCTCGAAATGTCCCGCCGGGCCGGTATTCCAGATCCCGTTTTTTTTGATGTTCTGGCCCAAAATGTCGCCCGTTCCGGTGTCAGTGATCTAAAAAAAGACAAACTTTCAACCGCTGAATTCAGCCCCCAGTTTTCCATCAAGCACATGCACAAGGACCTCAGGCTCGCGCTGGACTCCGCTCCCGCATCCACGCTGCCACTCACCCGGCGCGTCTGTGAAATTTATACACAGGGTATGGACCAAGGCTGGGGCGACCTCGATTTCTCGGCCTTGATCCGGCTGCTGGTGGTCCATACGCCATGAGATGACGGGCTGGTTGTGTGCAAAACAGCCCGTCCCCGCGGCGCATAGACCCCCAAAAGGCTGAAGTTCCCCATTCCTGCGGATGTAGCATCCCATGTGCTTCGACGCAAAAATTCAAAAAGGGATAAAAAGTGTTTTATGCAAACTCAATATTTGTAACATAATCGACATGGTAAAGCCTTTGTTGAAATTGAAATCCGCCATCCTGCTGACCGCCTGCCTGGCCCTCCTCTGTGTAAACCAAGTTCGGGGGGAAGACGCCACAAGCTCGGCCAAATCGGCGTTTGAATCCTTCCAGGCCGGTAAAATGGATGAAGCCGCACAAAAGCTCACCCAACTGATCCAGCAATATCCCACCAGCTTCGAAGTCCCCAATGCCCGCTATCTGTTGGGTGTAATTGATTGTTTGTTGGGAAAATACAGTGACGCCATTCCATATCTGTCCGACAGCAAGAACTTCGATAAAGCCACCATCCCCCAGGCGGCTTATTATCTCGGCATTGCCTATTACGGAGCCGGCGATTACAACAAGGCTTCCGAAGCCCTGGACAAGGCCTACACCGCCCTGACAGACCCAAAAACCGCCATCACCGCTGAATCCAAGGAATTGGCGCCGTATGCCTTGTTTTACTATGCGCAAGCCAAACTCGGATTCGCGGCGAAAAATTTCGCAACCCAGGAAGCCGCCGCCGTCAAAGCGGTGGACGACGGCTCGGCCAAAATCAAGGAACTAACCGACAAATTCCCCGACAGCGACATTGTTACCGATGCGTTGATGGCCAAATCCAGCATGTTGGGCGTTATCGGCAAATACGCCGAAGCCGTCCAAATCCTGGAAGCACTCACCAAGCGCAAGGGCATCGAAGACATGGCCGAAGACATCGACTTCGCCCTCGGCCACATGCTAACACTCCAATATAACAAGCTGCGGGAGGATTTTAAATACGACGAGGCGGCGGAAATCATCGAACGCGCCCAGCAAACCTATGAGCACCTGAGCAAAAGCGAAAATCTAGTTCTGGCAAATCGCGCGGCTTTCGAGCTGGCCAATCTGAATTTTGACCTTGCCACCCTTGCCCCCGCGGAATCCCGGACGGACGCCTTCATGAAGGCGATTGATTCCTACCGCCATCTGAGCAGCAAATCGGACATCGAAGCCAACCAAAAGCAGCGCATTGAGGAAATCCGCCAAAAAATCGGCGGGGCCGCCGGCAACAAAGCCCAGGTGAACACCCTCACACGGTCGTTGCAGCGCGAACAACAAAAATTGGCGGAGGTTCAACAAAATCCGGATCAAGCCACCGACGCGCTGCTGCAAATCGGCCTTTGTTATATGCAGCTCAGGAAATACGACGAGGCACGGGTCGTTTTACGGCACGCGCAACAATTCGCCCGCAAGGACCAGCAAAAGCAGTTGACCGTACAATTGATCATCACCTACGCGCTGCAGGGCCAGAGCAGTGCCGCGGAAAAGCATTTCGCGGAGTTCAAACAAAAGTTTCCAAATGATCCCGAGACAAAAAATGTTCCTTATTTTCTCGGCATCGCGTTGAAGCAGCAGGAAAAGTACGAGGATGCGCTGAAGCGGTTCGATGACTTTCTCAAAGATGCGCCTCCCAACAGCCCCTACGTGGTGCGGGTGCCCCAGGAAAAGGCCGGAATCCTAATCGCGCTCAAAAGGACCGACGAAGCGATCAAGGCCTTTGACGACTTTCTCAAGGACGCCGAAACCGGCAAAATAAAAATATCGCCGGAAGAAACGGAAAACGCCAGGCACCTGCGGGCAATCGCTCTTCTTCAGGGCAACAAAATCCCCGAGGGACTGGCCGCCATGCAGGATTTGAGCAAAAACGCAAAGAACAGCCGCTTGCGCGAGGACGCCGCCTTCCAGGTCCCCAACATCCTGTTCAACGCCAAGAAACCGGACGAGGCTTTCGCGGAATATCAAAACTTCCTCAAGGCTTATCCGCAGTCGGACAACGCCCCGAAAGCCGCCTACTACATGGCCGCCTGCCTGAAAAGCCAGAAAAAAATCCCGGAAGCGCTGGAAGCCTACGCCGCCTTCATCAAAAACTACAACAACGACGACCTGAAGCTGAAGGCCCATGAACAAATCTGGGGCATTTACCAGTCGTCCAACGAATATGAAAAAATGGTTGAGGCGCAAAACAAACAGATGGCCGCATTTCCAAATTCGGAACGCAATCTGTACGCCTACTACCAAAGAGCCCGGTATCTGGAGGAAGTCTCGAAGAAACCGGACGAATCCGTGGAAGCCTACCTGAAAGTAGTGGAAGCGTTCAATGCATTGCCCGCAAGCATGCGGGAAGGGGAAGCCGGCCGCAAAAATTCCATCTACCCAACCACTGCGCTGCTCCATTGTTTCGACATTTACCGCAAACAGGCTGTCCACCTTGGAAATCCTCTCATCCTCAAGGGCGCCGAACTCGAAGCCTGGAAAACGTCCATCGAGAAAGCCTACCGCTATTGCGACCGCCTGCTCCAGGAATACGGCATGGCCCTCTACACATCCGCTCAACCCGGCCAGGTTAATTCCCTCGGAACCACCCTGCAACGCATGACGGAACTCCAGCTTCTGCGCGTGAAAGGCAAACTCACCAGCGCCGGTGACGCCACCACCTATTTCAGCAAACTGGCCGGCTCTCTCAACGATGATGGCGCTGTGGCACTGGTCATGATCGCCCGCGCCGGATTTGTTTACCAAGCCGGCGATACCGAGCAGGCCCTGAGTTTCTACCGGGATATTTTTGGGAAATTCAGCGACCCGAAAAACGAAAATGCGAGCGACCCGAAAAAAATCGCCTGGCAGGAATATGACCGTTATGGCTCCCTGCTGCTGGACAACAAGGACTGGGACACGGCCCTGAAAATCTACCAGGTGCTGAAGGACGCCTTTCCCGACGTTCTACGGGCACAGGCTTCCGCCGTCTATGGATTGGGCGCCTCATATACCGGCAAGGGCGAGCTCGCAAAGGCCGAGGATCTGTTCAAGGAACTGGGTGAAAAATACAAATGGTCGGAAAAAATCCTCGATGCAAACTTCAACCGCGGACTGGCCCA
This DNA window, taken from Candidatus Methylacidiphilales bacterium, encodes the following:
- a CDS encoding HipA domain-containing protein, which gives rise to MKRCPITYEPVSSWVDYSAGGLKLLDRNLLSLAPLAYTAVEQRQEALERAGKMSIPGVQLKLSAVLKSREGRFEVVDCNGKFILKPPGLDFPELPENEDLTMRLAAGVGIETPLHGLVYASDGSFTYFIRRFDREARKGRIPLEDFSQLSGASRETKYESSMEEVAAIVERFCTFPAIERVKLFERTLFSFLTGNEDMHLKNFSLITRRGRIDLAPAYDLVNSTIALTKPKEEMALPLHGKRSSLTRSDLFSYFAGERLQINDRILGEIIQRFQAAFPLWDELIAGSFLSPNKKISYAGVLKERKSRLGFAAGE
- a CDS encoding HipA N-terminal domain-containing protein, translated to MAGIYQQGVLAGFLEELGGDKWRFSYSDGYSGESVSLTMPVSRRVYDFDRFPPAFEGLLPEGMQLEAMLRRHKLDGNDLFGQLKLTGQDLVGSLTVKEIE
- a CDS encoding helix-turn-helix domain-containing protein — protein: MLKEIIKLHRRVSGLSQAELAKLAGVGKTVIFDLEHGKLSVRYDTLAKILSALNITINLQSPVMERLRADSVGTSSKDQTT
- a CDS encoding glycosyltransferase family 39 protein yields the protein MHEFRASPVELPEMGKGGVFVFGSRWNVLLIFALLSIVFIAGSFEPVVYDETEGQYSGAAREMLARGDWLLPTNNQLPRLQKPPLVYWCLMAGMSVFGKSEFGVRLPVALATVAWVFSVYLLGRAVGGRRFGLAGALLLASSCGFFVFTHVIMPEVFLALFITLTFWAMLRAWQMPENRVFWTRLAWVFMGVGSMCKGLHGALWPLLAVAVSALWDKNSRPFWKAFLSVEGPLIIAVILLPWYGLMQLRCPGFIQDHFINEQLGHAVDKRWPPSSNQVGLLVFVLQHFFMLMPGMLLLPAALVSLKSHVPKDPELWKFSRMFLGGAFLVILLTSMTSARQDYYTMAGWPVLTLLLAFAVVEPRPQARVWYFLPFVCLLAAGLAGAGFVLWLVTRSQETAAAVTPLVERDHLLTALQGFSMGAWLDFMPLIRNTSLSLLLGGVAGLWLVWRRKLAPAFAVLMLSMLVPYFMAVRGFAVKQDFFSMENSAVKIESVAQPDAMVVYDGYPNLASSLFFYLNRQVYWYGVPLNYEYATRNLGLGRELYLQDDSLKAAWDSPRQVFLIIEQSAAAVWEKRLSLAPGQMKPFSTSGTRVVLTNHPIVK
- a CDS encoding PAS domain S-box protein — encoded protein: MSAKLHILMLEDEAADAELVIQKLREAGIDADNKWVFTESDFLEQLRKFNPDLILADYSLRGYDGMSALKAVKNLRPEIPFIFYSGSMNEELVVDALINGATDYVLKQRLNRLAPAVLRAMREIKERQQRVEVESGLKLLSAALQHASNAVVITDREARVIWVNPAFTRLTGYALEEAKNQKTNLLKSGVHDEAFYKELWETVLAGKVWHAEMVNRRKDGTLYTEENTITPVLNDRGDITHFISIKQDITERKQSEEKLRALNGQLRALFEDSPLASVVLDSRGFVTLWNPAAVRVFGWTASEAIGGPPPTVNQAKRAEFENLLRRVMSGEHIQGLEIVRQRKDGADLNLRISVAPLYDAKGKATSSMAVFSDITDQKRLEARFLRAQRLESVGQMAGGIAHDLNNILAPILMGIPMLREELKSEELKTLMSAMENSAKRGAAIIKQILTFSRGVPSERVPLQTNYILQEIAQIIRETFPKSITLKHSIPNDLWNMEGDITQLHQVLMNLCVNARDAMPKGGVLTLAAENVVLDENFAATTPNAKPGPHLVWLVSDTGTGISHSDLDRIFDPFFSTKESSKGTGLGLSTVLGIVRNHDGLILVDSKVGQGTQFRVYFPALNAPIPSDQMSNEPPQRGKGELVLVVDDEAGIRDVTGRVLRKYGYEVLLAANGIEALSLFKSRRSKIKAVFADLIMPQMDGMDLIAKLKKTDSKVKIVVCSGQVEDLNADELKKQGVREILTKPYSPVMLLAVLQKVLKAK